Proteins co-encoded in one Planctomycetia bacterium genomic window:
- a CDS encoding major capsid protein, which translates to MPTTVTIDDILRPSVVLGKISRNRVQYLTCTEELGLTPKYVVNNDEDGTRDSNLSTPNSVELPARAGLYDIFDRPQDGVNVVGPGAPAELVAPQVVGQVAYRVARFHPAMLFKYDEMNQRRSIGQAANVLDKGGATYVSNQANTLGLRTLNSLEIMTLGMMRDSLYLEPTGAPDAYKLSFTAGTNPIRINFQMPAGNKLKLDMLGSGDIVATSWDNLAAPILADLHAISAAFVKLCGRPLRKVMVNSKGWMNIINNTEVRTAAGTATSPYNSYEVNEEKMADGIRRATAKATLKTLPGVEFIINDEWITVAGTAVQKIPDANAFFCTDTNDVFKLGYYSEQIAEQPGQPPMFKDAFSTWWEHKSDPSGVKLYYLMNCIPMNLVPNASAWGTVVY; encoded by the coding sequence ATGCCAACGACTGTAACTATCGACGACATCCTGCGGCCCAGTGTGGTGCTGGGGAAGATCAGCCGCAACCGCGTCCAGTACCTCACCTGCACCGAGGAACTGGGGCTGACCCCCAAATACGTCGTGAACAACGACGAAGATGGCACGCGGGATTCCAACCTGTCCACACCTAACAGCGTGGAGCTGCCGGCGCGAGCTGGCCTCTATGACATCTTCGACCGTCCCCAGGACGGCGTGAATGTGGTGGGACCAGGTGCACCCGCTGAACTGGTGGCACCGCAAGTTGTCGGCCAGGTGGCTTACCGCGTTGCCCGCTTCCATCCCGCCATGCTGTTCAAGTACGACGAAATGAACCAGCGGCGTTCCATCGGCCAGGCCGCCAATGTTCTCGACAAAGGCGGAGCCACTTACGTGAGCAACCAGGCAAACACCCTGGGCTTACGAACGCTCAATAGCCTGGAAATCATGACTCTGGGCATGATGCGTGACAGCCTGTACCTGGAACCCACCGGGGCTCCGGATGCCTACAAGCTGAGCTTCACCGCTGGCACGAACCCCATCCGCATCAATTTCCAGATGCCAGCCGGTAACAAGCTCAAGCTGGACATGCTCGGTAGCGGCGACATCGTAGCCACCAGTTGGGACAATCTGGCGGCCCCAATCCTGGCTGATCTACATGCCATCAGTGCGGCCTTCGTCAAACTGTGTGGGCGACCACTTCGCAAGGTGATGGTCAACAGCAAAGGCTGGATGAACATCATCAACAACACCGAAGTGCGAACCGCTGCTGGTACCGCCACCAGCCCGTACAACTCGTACGAGGTCAACGAAGAAAAGATGGCCGATGGCATCCGCCGAGCTACCGCCAAGGCCACCTTGAAAACTCTGCCTGGCGTTGAGTTCATCATCAACGACGAATGGATCACCGTGGCTGGTACCGCCGTTCAGAAGATTCCGGACGCCAACGCATTCTTCTGCACCGATACCAACGACGTGTTCAAACTGGGCTACTACAGCGAGCAGATCGCTGAGCAGCCTGGCCAGCCCCCGATGTTCAAGGATGCCTTCAGCACCTGGTGGGAACACAAGAGCGACCCATCCGGCGTGAAGCTCTACTACCTCATGAACTGTATCCCGATGAACCTGGTGCCCAACGCATCAGCCTGGGGCACAGTCGTCTACTAA
- a CDS encoding head decoration protein, translated as MHDFAQGLPTGGTDIFQTAEKELGWGGTGNWPWIFGRVTLSSACVDAGNTPTTTLRKGLVLGKITASNLHIACLPSATDGSQFPVAVLAQDVNMLNPGSGSAESKFVPVIFSGPLRAAQLVSLTAYLRRHMFPRFMLDDDLVSYTVPFTKVVAKTADYTVTAADNNTLFTTEGAGGAVNFTLPTLAVGLRFKFFNAVNQNMVITGAADTIIGFNDIAATTLTFSTAGNKVGACVEVIANNAGTAWIAIAHGPNTVTPA; from the coding sequence ATGCACGATTTCGCACAGGGACTTCCGACAGGCGGAACTGACATCTTCCAGACCGCCGAAAAAGAGCTTGGCTGGGGCGGAACCGGCAACTGGCCATGGATCTTTGGCCGCGTCACCCTGAGTTCTGCCTGCGTGGACGCGGGCAACACGCCTACCACCACCCTCCGCAAGGGTCTGGTGCTCGGCAAGATTACCGCCAGCAACCTCCACATAGCATGTCTGCCCAGCGCTACAGATGGCAGCCAGTTCCCTGTTGCAGTGCTGGCCCAGGACGTGAACATGCTGAATCCCGGCAGTGGTTCAGCAGAAAGCAAATTTGTCCCGGTCATCTTCTCCGGCCCGCTCCGTGCAGCTCAGTTGGTCAGCCTGACGGCTTACCTGCGTCGGCACATGTTCCCCCGCTTCATGCTGGATGACGACCTGGTCAGCTACACCGTGCCGTTCACCAAGGTGGTCGCCAAGACCGCTGACTACACCGTGACGGCGGCAGACAATAACACGCTGTTCACCACGGAAGGTGCAGGTGGTGCTGTCAACTTCACCCTCCCCACCCTGGCCGTGGGATTGCGGTTCAAATTCTTCAACGCGGTGAACCAGAACATGGTCATCACTGGCGCTGCCGACACCATTATCGGCTTCAACGATATTGCAGCCACCACGCTCACCTTCTCCACAGCCGGCAATAAGGTCGGAGCCTGTGTCGAGGTGATCGCCAACAACGCTGGCACAGCGTGGATTGCCATCGCTCATGGTCCAAACACTGTAACCCCAGCCTAA
- a CDS encoding Gfo/Idh/MocA family oxidoreductase gives MAGKVRVAIVGLGFGAEFIPIYQDHPDAEMYAICRRDKAALEACGNQFGVAKRYSSYDELLKDPNIDAVHINSPIPDHARQSIAALNAGKHVACTVPMGVSIEECKQVVEAQRKSGKVYMMMETVVYSREYLFAKDLYDRGVLGRIQFLRGSHQQDMDGWPEYWPGLPPMWYATHCVSPCLAILSDPAKNQVAMAESVVCHGSGRIRDELIKKYNSPFAIETATFKIKSSDVAAEVTRSLFDTARQYRESFDVTGSNVSFEWQQVEGEEPVLHMRGLPEPQIPRRVKVPDFAGRLPEGIRKFTGAIHDATHLSFLQGAGHGGSHPHLAHNFLMAVLGKQSAFPDAPTSANWTMVGICAHDSAMKGGARVEIPQL, from the coding sequence ATGGCTGGTAAAGTCCGTGTAGCAATTGTCGGCTTGGGTTTCGGCGCGGAATTCATTCCCATTTATCAGGATCATCCTGATGCTGAAATGTATGCCATCTGCCGGCGCGACAAGGCGGCACTTGAAGCGTGTGGCAACCAGTTCGGTGTCGCCAAACGCTATAGCAGCTACGATGAATTGCTCAAAGACCCCAATATTGATGCTGTTCACATCAACAGCCCTATTCCAGATCATGCCCGCCAATCCATCGCGGCTCTAAACGCCGGCAAACATGTGGCCTGCACCGTACCAATGGGTGTCTCCATCGAAGAGTGCAAACAGGTAGTGGAAGCCCAACGGAAGTCGGGCAAGGTCTACATGATGATGGAAACAGTCGTCTATAGCAGGGAATACCTCTTTGCCAAAGACTTGTACGACCGTGGTGTGCTGGGGCGCATCCAGTTCCTTCGAGGCAGTCATCAACAGGATATGGACGGCTGGCCTGAATACTGGCCTGGCCTGCCTCCCATGTGGTATGCCACCCATTGCGTCAGTCCCTGTCTGGCCATCCTCAGCGACCCTGCAAAGAACCAGGTAGCCATGGCTGAGAGTGTAGTCTGTCACGGCTCAGGCCGCATCCGCGACGAACTGATCAAGAAGTACAACAGCCCGTTCGCCATCGAGACAGCAACATTCAAGATCAAAAGCAGCGACGTGGCCGCAGAAGTCACCCGCAGCCTGTTCGACACCGCTCGCCAATACCGCGAAAGTTTCGATGTCACTGGCAGCAACGTCAGCTTCGAATGGCAACAAGTGGAAGGGGAAGAACCAGTACTGCACATGCGTGGCTTGCCTGAACCGCAAATCCCCCGCCGGGTGAAAGTGCCAGATTTCGCAGGCAGATTGCCCGAAGGTATTCGCAAGTTCACCGGTGCCATTCACGATGCTACTCATCTCAGCTTCCTGCAAGGCGCAGGTCACGGCGGCAGTCATCCGCATTTGGCACACAACTTCCTGATGGCTGTGCTAGGCAAACAATCTGCCTTCCCCGACGCTCCGACAAGTGCCAACTGGACCATGGTAGGCATCTGCGCTCATGATTCCGCGATGAAAGGCGGCGCCAGGGTCGAAATTCCGCAATTATAA